One part of the Fusobacterium pseudoperiodonticum genome encodes these proteins:
- a CDS encoding YidC/Oxa1 family membrane protein insertase produces the protein MSYLYNLLKQFLALLLTTTDKYVGNFGVSIIVVTILIKIALLPLTLKQDKSMKEMKKIQPELEKLKEKYANDKQMLNIKTMELYKEHKVNPLGGCLPLLLQLPILFALFGVLRSGIIPADSSFLWLKLPEPDPFFVLPVLNGAVSFFQQKLMGSADSNPQMKNMMYIFPIMMIMISYKMPSGLQLYWLTSSILAVVQQYFIMKKGA, from the coding sequence ATGAGCTATCTATATAATTTATTAAAACAATTTTTAGCACTATTATTAACTACTACAGATAAATACGTAGGAAATTTTGGAGTTTCAATAATAGTAGTAACTATCTTAATTAAAATTGCCTTATTACCTTTAACATTAAAGCAAGATAAGTCAATGAAAGAAATGAAAAAAATTCAACCTGAATTAGAAAAATTAAAAGAAAAATATGCTAATGATAAGCAGATGTTAAATATAAAAACTATGGAACTATACAAAGAACACAAAGTAAATCCATTAGGAGGATGTTTACCACTATTACTTCAACTTCCTATATTATTTGCTTTATTTGGAGTTTTAAGAAGTGGTATTATACCAGCAGATTCATCATTCTTATGGTTAAAGTTGCCTGAACCAGATCCATTTTTTGTATTACCAGTTTTAAATGGAGCTGTATCTTTCTTCCAACAAAAATTAATGGGATCTGCAGATAGCAATCCTCAGATGAAAAATATGATGTATATTTTTCCAATAATGATGATAATGATTTCATATAAAATGCCATCAGGATTACAACTATATTGGTTAACATCAAGTATTTTAGCTGTTGTTCAACAATACTTTATAATGAAAAAAGGAGCTTAG
- a CDS encoding Jag family protein: MEKTIEIKAIDKEKALKRASNILGVELTDNETVDIVEKVAPRKKFFGLLGTEPGIYEVSIKTKQEEKKEIKEHKEHKPHVHKFEKEKTEKHVKTEKFEKLEKAEKVEKTEKINHSEQEKEILEKVAFFVEKMKLDIKYKIKRVKERVYVVEFFGKDNALIIGQKGKTLNSFEYLLNSMIKNCKIEIDVEKFKEKRNDTLRVLAKRMAEKVSKTGKTVRLNAMPPRERKVIHEVVNKYPDLDTFSEGRDPKRYIVIKKKR, from the coding sequence ATGGAAAAAACAATAGAAATTAAAGCTATTGATAAAGAAAAAGCCCTTAAAAGAGCATCAAATATTTTAGGGGTAGAACTTACTGATAATGAAACGGTTGATATAGTAGAAAAAGTTGCCCCACGTAAAAAATTCTTTGGTCTATTAGGAACTGAACCAGGAATATATGAAGTTTCAATTAAGACTAAACAAGAAGAGAAAAAAGAAATTAAAGAACATAAAGAGCATAAACCACATGTACATAAATTTGAAAAAGAGAAGACAGAGAAACATGTAAAAACTGAAAAGTTTGAAAAGCTTGAGAAAGCTGAAAAAGTAGAAAAAACTGAAAAGATCAATCACAGTGAACAAGAGAAAGAAATTTTAGAAAAAGTTGCTTTCTTTGTTGAAAAAATGAAGCTAGACATAAAATATAAAATCAAAAGAGTTAAAGAAAGAGTTTATGTTGTAGAATTCTTTGGTAAAGATAATGCCTTAATAATAGGACAAAAAGGTAAAACTTTAAATAGTTTTGAATATCTTTTAAATTCAATGATAAAAAATTGTAAAATTGAAATAGATGTTGAAAAGTTTAAAGAAAAAAGAAATGATACTCTAAGAGTATTAGCAAAAAGAATGGCAGAAAAAGTTTCAAAAACAGGAAAGACTGTAAGACTTAATGCTATGCCACCAAGAGAAAGAAAAGTTATACATGAAGTTGTTAACAAATATCCTGATTTGGACACTTTCAGTGAGGGAAGAGATCCAAAGAGATATATAGTTATAAAAAAGAAAAGATAG
- the mnmE gene encoding tRNA uridine-5-carboxymethylaminomethyl(34) synthesis GTPase MnmE: MLLDTIAAISTPRGEGGISIVRMSGQDSLNILEKIFRAKSKKVSELKNYSINYGHIIDNEHIVDEVLVSIMKAPNTYTREDIVEINCHGGFLVTEQVLQVVLKNGARIAEIGEFTKRAFLNGRIDLTQAEAVIDVIHGKTEKSLSLSLNQLRGDLRDKIAMIKKSVLDLAAHINVVLDYPEEGIDDPVPENLVDNLKKASAEIKDLISSYDKGKIIKDGIKTAIIGKPNVGKSSILNSLLREDRAIVTHIPGTTRDIIEEVININGIPLLLVDTAGIRNTDDIVENIGVEKSKELINSADLILYVIDTSREIDEEDFRIYDIINTDKVIGILNKIDIKKEIDLSKFPKIDKWIEISALSKIGIDNLEDQIYKYIMNENVEDSSQKLVITNVRHKSALEKTNEALLNIIETIDMGLPMDLMAVDIKDALDSLSEVTGEISSEDLLDHIFSNFCVGK; the protein is encoded by the coding sequence ATGTTATTAGATACTATTGCTGCTATTTCTACTCCTAGGGGAGAGGGTGGAATTAGCATAGTTAGAATGTCTGGTCAAGATTCTCTTAATATACTTGAAAAGATCTTCAGAGCCAAAAGTAAAAAAGTTAGTGAATTAAAAAACTATTCTATAAATTATGGTCATATTATTGATAATGAACATATAGTAGATGAAGTTTTAGTTAGTATTATGAAAGCACCTAACACTTATACAAGAGAAGACATTGTTGAAATAAACTGTCATGGGGGATTTCTTGTAACTGAGCAAGTCTTGCAAGTTGTATTGAAGAACGGAGCAAGAATAGCTGAAATTGGTGAATTCACTAAAAGAGCTTTTTTAAACGGAAGAATAGACTTAACACAGGCCGAAGCCGTAATAGATGTTATACACGGAAAGACAGAGAAATCTCTGTCTTTATCTTTAAATCAGCTTAGAGGAGACTTAAGAGATAAGATAGCAATGATAAAAAAATCAGTTTTAGATTTAGCTGCACATATCAATGTAGTGCTAGATTATCCTGAAGAAGGAATAGATGATCCTGTTCCAGAAAATTTAGTTGATAATCTAAAGAAAGCCTCAGCTGAAATAAAAGATTTGATTTCATCTTATGACAAGGGGAAAATTATAAAAGATGGAATAAAAACTGCTATTATAGGTAAGCCAAATGTAGGAAAATCAAGTATATTAAATTCTTTGTTGAGAGAAGATAGAGCCATAGTAACTCATATTCCAGGGACAACAAGAGATATAATAGAGGAAGTTATCAATATAAATGGAATTCCACTATTACTTGTGGATACAGCTGGAATAAGGAATACAGATGATATAGTTGAAAATATTGGAGTAGAAAAATCAAAGGAACTTATCAATAGTGCCGATTTGATTCTTTATGTAATAGATACTTCAAGAGAAATAGATGAAGAAGATTTTAGAATTTATGACATTATCAACACTGATAAAGTTATAGGAATTTTAAATAAAATTGATATCAAAAAAGAAATAGATTTATCTAAATTTCCTAAAATTGATAAGTGGATAGAAATTTCAGCACTTTCAAAGATAGGAATTGATAACTTAGAAGATCAAATCTATAAATATATTATGAATGAAAATGTAGAAGACAGTTCACAAAAATTAGTTATTACCAATGTTAGACATAAGTCAGCACTTGAAAAAACAAATGAAGCACTTTTAAATATTATTGAAACTATTGATATGGGACTGCCTATGGATTTAATGGCTGTAGATATAAAAGATGCTTTAGATTCTTTATCAGAAGTTACAGGGGAAATTTCAAGTGAAGATTTACTAGATCATATTTTTAGTAATTTCTGCGTAGGAAAATAA
- the mnmG gene encoding tRNA uridine-5-carboxymethylaminomethyl(34) synthesis enzyme MnmG has translation MDKDYDVIVVGAGHAGVEAALASARLGNKVALITLYLDTISMMSCNPSIGGPGKSNLVTEIDVLGGEMGRHIDEFNLQLKDLNTSKGPAARITRGQADKYKYRKKMREKLEKNENISLIQDCVEEILVEDIKDRQNLSYEKKVIGVKTRLGLIYNTKAIVLATGTFLKGKIVIGDVTYSAGRQGETSAEKLSDSLRELGIKIERYQTATPPRLDKKTIDFSQLEELKGEEHPRYFSIFTKKEKNNTVPTWLTYTSEETIEVVRDMMKYSPIVSGMVNTHGPRHCPSIDRKVLNFPEKAKHQIFLEMESENSDEIYVNGLTTAMPAFVQEKILRTIKGLENAKIMRHGYAVEYDYAPASQLYPSLENKKISGLFFSGQINGTSGYEEAAAQGFIAGVNAAKKIKGEEPVIIDRSEAYIGVLIDDLIHKKTPEPYRVLPSRAEYRLTLRYDNAFMRLFDKIKEVGIVDKDKIEFLENSINNVYTEINNLKNISVSMNDANNFLESLGVEEKFVKGVKASEILKIKDVNYDDLKAFLSLNDYEDFVKNQIETMIKYEIFIERENKQIEKFKKLEHMYIDKNINYDDIKGISNIARAGLNEVRPLSIGEATRISGVTSNDITLIIAHMNDK, from the coding sequence ATGGATAAGGATTATGATGTTATAGTTGTAGGAGCAGGACATGCTGGAGTGGAAGCAGCACTAGCAAGTGCAAGACTTGGAAATAAAGTAGCTCTTATAACTCTATATTTAGATACAATTTCAATGATGTCTTGTAATCCCTCAATAGGAGGACCAGGAAAAAGTAACCTTGTAACAGAAATAGATGTTCTTGGTGGAGAAATGGGAAGACATATAGATGAATTTAATCTTCAATTAAAAGATTTAAATACAAGTAAAGGACCTGCTGCAAGAATCACAAGAGGGCAGGCTGATAAATATAAATATAGAAAAAAAATGAGAGAAAAGCTTGAAAAAAACGAAAATATCAGTTTAATTCAAGATTGTGTAGAAGAAATTCTTGTTGAGGATATTAAAGATAGACAAAATTTATCTTATGAAAAGAAAGTTATAGGAGTTAAAACAAGATTAGGCTTAATCTACAATACTAAGGCTATAGTTTTAGCAACAGGAACTTTTTTAAAAGGAAAAATAGTTATAGGAGATGTAACTTATTCAGCAGGTAGACAGGGAGAGACATCAGCTGAAAAATTATCTGATAGTTTAAGAGAATTAGGGATAAAAATAGAAAGATATCAGACAGCAACACCTCCAAGATTAGATAAGAAAACTATTGATTTTTCTCAATTAGAAGAGTTAAAAGGGGAAGAACATCCAAGATATTTCTCAATTTTTACTAAGAAAGAAAAGAATAATACTGTTCCTACTTGGCTTACATACACTTCAGAAGAAACTATTGAAGTTGTTAGAGACATGATGAAGTACTCACCAATAGTTAGTGGAATGGTAAATACTCACGGGCCTAGACACTGTCCATCGATAGACAGAAAAGTTTTAAATTTTCCAGAAAAAGCAAAACATCAAATATTCTTAGAAATGGAATCTGAAAATTCAGATGAAATTTATGTAAATGGACTTACAACAGCCATGCCAGCCTTTGTTCAAGAAAAGATTTTAAGAACTATTAAGGGACTAGAAAATGCTAAGATAATGAGACATGGATATGCAGTTGAGTATGACTATGCACCAGCAAGTCAACTTTATCCAAGTTTAGAAAATAAGAAAATTTCAGGTCTATTCTTTTCAGGACAAATAAATGGAACTTCTGGATATGAAGAAGCAGCAGCTCAAGGATTTATCGCAGGAGTGAATGCAGCTAAGAAAATAAAGGGAGAAGAGCCTGTAATTATAGATAGAAGTGAAGCATATATTGGAGTTCTTATAGATGATTTAATACATAAGAAAACTCCTGAACCATATAGAGTATTGCCATCAAGAGCAGAATACAGACTGACTTTAAGATACGATAATGCTTTCATGAGACTTTTTGACAAGATTAAAGAAGTTGGAATTGTAGATAAAGATAAAATAGAATTTTTAGAAAATTCTATCAATAATGTATATACGGAGATTAATAATTTGAAAAATATTTCTGTTAGTATGAATGATGCAAATAACTTTTTAGAAAGTTTAGGAGTAGAAGAAAAATTTGTAAAAGGTGTTAAAGCCTCAGAAATTTTAAAGATAAAAGATGTAAATTATGATGATTTAAAGGCTTTTCTAAGCTTAAATGACTATGAAGATTTTGTAAAAAATCAAATTGAAACTATGATTAAATATGAAATTTTTATAGAAAGAGAAAATAAACAAATAGAAAAATTTAAAAAGTTAGAACATATGTATATAGACAAAAATATAAACTATGATGATATAAAGGGAATCTCTAATATTGCTAGAGCTGGACTTAATGAAGTCAGACCTCTTTCTATTGGAGAAGCTACAAGAATCAGTGGAGTTACCTCAAATGATATAACACTTATTATTGCTCATATGAATGATAAATAA
- a CDS encoding LysE/ArgO family amino acid transporter, whose amino-acid sequence MDVYLQGFLMGLAYVAPIGVQNLFVINSAISQKRARALLIALIVIFFDITLAFACFFGIGLLIDKLEWLKLIILLIGSLIVIYIGQGLIRSKSSFKETDTNISLAKVITTACVVTWFNPQAIIDGTMMLGAFRVNLVASDATYFILGVVSASFAWFTGVTLFVSFFRDKFNDKVLRVINIVCGAIIIFYGIKLLLSFYKMLKG is encoded by the coding sequence ATGGATGTATATTTACAAGGTTTCTTAATGGGATTGGCCTATGTTGCACCCATAGGAGTTCAAAATTTATTTGTTATTAATTCAGCAATTAGTCAAAAAAGGGCAAGAGCACTGTTAATAGCTTTAATTGTAATATTTTTTGATATTACTCTAGCCTTTGCTTGTTTCTTTGGAATAGGTCTATTAATAGATAAGTTGGAATGGTTAAAATTAATAATTCTATTGATAGGAAGCCTTATTGTTATCTATATTGGTCAAGGACTTATTAGAAGTAAAAGTTCATTTAAAGAAACAGATACAAATATTTCATTGGCTAAGGTAATAACAACAGCCTGTGTTGTAACTTGGTTTAACCCGCAAGCAATCATAGATGGAACTATGATGTTGGGAGCATTCAGAGTTAATTTAGTTGCAAGTGATGCAACTTATTTCATTCTAGGTGTAGTTTCGGCCTCTTTTGCTTGGTTTACAGGAGTTACTCTATTTGTTTCATTCTTTAGAGATAAATTCAATGATAAAGTTTTAAGAGTTATAAATATAGTTTGTGGAGCTATAATAATTTTCTATGGAATAAAATTATTATTAAGTTTTTATAAAATGTTAAAAGGGTAA
- the nadA gene encoding quinolinate synthase NadA, with translation MKDRIKKLQKEKDVAILAHYYVDGEVQKIADYVGDSFYLAKTATKLKNKTIIMAGVYFMGESIKILNPEKTVHMVDIYADCPMAHMITIKKIKEMREKYDDLAVVCYINSTAEIKAYCDVCITSSNALKIVSKLKEKNIFIVPDGNLASYIAKQIKNKNIIPNEGYCCVHNLVHLENVIKLKQEYPNAKVLAHPECKEEILNLADYIGSTSGIIEEALKDGDEFIVVTERGIQYKIYEKAPNKKLHFADTLLCKSMKKNTLEKIENILLNGGDELEVADEIAKKALIPLERMLELAGD, from the coding sequence ATGAAAGACAGAATAAAAAAATTACAGAAGGAAAAAGATGTTGCTATTTTAGCTCATTATTATGTAGATGGAGAAGTTCAAAAGATTGCTGATTATGTTGGAGATTCTTTTTACTTAGCAAAGACAGCAACAAAATTAAAAAATAAGACAATAATAATGGCTGGAGTATATTTTATGGGAGAAAGCATAAAAATTTTAAATCCAGAGAAAACAGTACATATGGTAGATATCTATGCTGATTGTCCTATGGCACACATGATAACTATAAAAAAAATAAAAGAAATGAGAGAGAAATATGATGATTTAGCAGTGGTTTGTTATATAAATTCAACAGCTGAAATTAAAGCATATTGTGATGTATGTATAACTTCATCTAATGCACTTAAAATTGTAAGCAAATTAAAAGAAAAAAATATATTCATAGTTCCTGATGGAAATTTGGCTTCATATATAGCAAAACAAATAAAAAATAAAAATATTATTCCAAATGAAGGTTATTGCTGTGTACATAATTTAGTGCATTTAGAGAATGTAATAAAATTAAAACAAGAATATCCTAATGCAAAGGTTTTAGCACATCCAGAATGTAAAGAAGAAATTTTAAATTTAGCTGATTATATAGGTAGTACAAGTGGAATAATTGAAGAAGCTTTAAAAGATGGAGATGAATTTATAGTCGTAACTGAAAGAGGAATACAATATAAAATATATGAAAAAGCCCCTAATAAAAAACTTCATTTTGCAGATACATTATTATGTAAAAGTATGAAAAAAAATACTTTAGAAAAAATAGAAAATATTTTATTAAATGGTGGGGATGAATTGGAAGTTGCTGATGAGATAGCTAAGAAAGCTTTAATTCCTTTAGAAAGAATGTTAGAGTTGGCAGGCGATTAA
- a CDS encoding L-aspartate oxidase, with the protein MKIENSDVVIIGSGAAGLICALSLDKKFKIILLTKKKLKDSNSYLAQGGISVCRGKEDREEYIEDTLIAGHYENDKIAVEILVDESEEAVKTLIENGVKFTGDKKGLFYTREGGHRKFRILYCEDQTGKYIMESLIEKILERDNIQIIEDCEFLDIIERENTCLGVLAKKEEIFAIKSKFTVLATGGLGGIYKNTTNFSHIKGDGVAVAIRHNIELKDISYIQIHPTTLYTKENKRKFLISESVRGEGAILLNQKLERFTDELKPRDKVTKAILDEMKKDNSEYEWLDFSTIKLDVKERFPNIYKNLIENNIDPLKDKVPVVPAQHYTMGGIKVDMNSKTSMKNLYAIGEVACTGVHGKNRLASNSLLEGVVFGKRAAYSIIDENNISVYNNIKDDIFENIADKIILTDEKENKNIIEKRIKEDEFEKNR; encoded by the coding sequence ATGAAAATTGAAAATTCTGATGTAGTTATAATTGGTTCTGGTGCTGCAGGTTTAATTTGTGCTTTGAGTTTGGATAAAAAATTTAAAATAATATTATTAACAAAGAAAAAACTTAAAGATAGTAACTCCTATCTTGCACAGGGAGGAATATCTGTTTGTAGAGGAAAAGAAGATAGAGAAGAATATATTGAGGATACTTTAATTGCAGGTCATTATGAGAATGATAAAATAGCAGTTGAAATATTAGTTGATGAATCTGAAGAAGCAGTAAAAACATTAATTGAAAATGGAGTTAAATTTACAGGAGATAAAAAAGGTTTGTTCTATACAAGAGAGGGGGGACACAGAAAATTTAGGATTCTGTATTGTGAAGACCAAACTGGTAAATATATAATGGAAAGTCTTATAGAAAAAATTCTAGAAAGAGATAATATACAAATAATCGAAGATTGTGAGTTTTTAGATATTATTGAGAGAGAAAATACTTGTTTGGGAGTATTAGCAAAAAAAGAAGAAATATTCGCTATAAAATCAAAATTTACAGTATTAGCAACAGGTGGTTTAGGTGGAATATATAAAAATACTACTAATTTTTCCCATATTAAAGGAGATGGAGTTGCAGTAGCTATAAGACATAATATAGAATTAAAGGATATTTCATATATACAGATACATCCAACCACATTATATACCAAAGAAAATAAAAGGAAATTTTTAATTTCTGAATCAGTAAGAGGAGAAGGTGCAATACTTTTAAATCAAAAATTAGAAAGATTTACAGATGAATTAAAACCTAGGGATAAAGTAACAAAGGCAATTTTAGATGAAATGAAAAAAGATAATTCAGAGTATGAGTGGCTAGATTTTAGTACAATAAAACTAGATGTAAAAGAAAGATTTCCTAATATTTATAAAAATTTAATTGAAAATAATATAGATCCTCTTAAAGATAAAGTTCCAGTAGTTCCTGCTCAACACTATACAATGGGTGGAATTAAAGTAGATATGAATTCCAAAACATCAATGAAAAATTTATATGCTATTGGTGAAGTTGCTTGTACAGGCGTCCATGGAAAAAATAGACTAGCAAGTAATTCTTTGTTAGAGGGTGTTGTATTTGGAAAAAGAGCTGCATATTCAATTATTGACGAAAATAATATTTCTGTTTATAATAACATAAAAGATGATATTTTTGAAAATATAGCAGATAAAATAATATTAACTGATGAAAAAGAAAATAAAAATATCATAGAAAAAAGGATAAAAGAAGATGAATTTGAGAAAAATAGATAA
- the nadC gene encoding carboxylating nicotinate-nucleotide diphosphorylase has protein sequence MNLRKIDKFQMDESIRLALKEDITSEDISTNAVYKNDRLAEISLYSKEEGVLAGIDVFKRVFELLDNSVVFTEYKKDGDNLLNKDLILKIRANVKTILSAERTALNYLQRMSGIATYTRKMLEALDNKNIKLLDTRKTTPNMRIFEKYSVRVGGGYNHRYNLSDAIMLKDNHIDAAGSITEAIKLAREYSPFIKKIEIEVEDLKGVEEAVKAGADIIMLDNMDIETIKKAIKIINKQAIIECSGNIDITNINRFKGLEIDYISSGAITHSAKILDLSLKNLRYVDD, from the coding sequence ATGAATTTGAGAAAAATAGATAAATTTCAGATGGACGAATCAATTAGATTAGCATTGAAGGAAGATATTACTTCTGAAGACATAAGCACAAATGCAGTTTATAAAAATGATAGATTGGCAGAAATTTCACTTTATTCAAAAGAAGAAGGGGTTTTAGCAGGAATAGATGTATTTAAAAGAGTTTTTGAATTATTAGATAATTCTGTGGTATTTACAGAATATAAAAAAGATGGAGATAATCTTTTAAATAAGGATTTAATATTGAAAATTAGAGCTAATGTAAAAACAATATTATCTGCTGAAAGAACAGCTTTGAATTATTTACAAAGAATGAGTGGAATTGCAACTTATACGAGAAAAATGTTAGAAGCACTAGATAATAAAAATATAAAGTTGCTGGATACTAGAAAGACTACTCCAAATATGAGAATATTTGAAAAATACTCAGTTAGAGTTGGAGGAGGATATAATCACAGATACAATCTTTCAGATGCTATAATGTTAAAAGATAATCACATTGATGCTGCTGGCTCTATAACAGAAGCAATAAAACTTGCAAGAGAATATTCTCCTTTTATTAAAAAAATTGAAATAGAAGTTGAAGATTTAAAAGGAGTGGAGGAAGCTGTTAAAGCTGGAGCAGATATAATTATGCTAGATAATATGGATATAGAAACAATTAAAAAGGCTATAAAAATTATAAATAAGCAGGCTATAATAGAATGTTCTGGAAATATAGATATAACTAATATAAATCGTTTTAAAGGATTAGAAATAGACTATATTTCAAGTGGAGCTATAACACATTCAGCTAAAATTTTAGATTTAAGTTTAAAAAATTTGAGGTATGTAGATGATTGA
- a CDS encoding transcription repressor NadR — protein sequence MIEREEREKKILEILRDSETLVSGTYLAELFDVSRQVIVQDIAILKAKKIDIISTNRGYRLLSKGIKKVIKVKHDDAEIRNELNAIVDLGASVEDVFVIHKTYGEIRVKLDIKSRRDVDLLVENINSKLSKPLKNLTDNFHYHTIIAENENIFKEVEDKLKELGILMEE from the coding sequence ATGATTGAAAGAGAAGAGAGAGAAAAGAAAATACTTGAGATATTAAGAGATAGTGAAACTCTTGTTAGTGGGACATATCTTGCAGAGCTTTTTGATGTTTCAAGACAGGTTATAGTACAGGATATAGCGATATTAAAGGCAAAAAAAATAGATATTATCTCAACTAATAGAGGTTATAGATTACTATCAAAAGGAATAAAAAAAGTTATTAAGGTTAAACATGATGATGCAGAAATTAGAAATGAATTAAATGCTATTGTAGACCTTGGAGCAAGTGTTGAAGATGTTTTTGTTATCCATAAAACTTACGGGGAAATAAGGGTAAAATTAGATATAAAATCAAGGAGAGATGTTGATTTATTAGTAGAAAATATCAATTCTAAATTGAGTAAACCTCTAAAAAATCTTACAGATAATTTTCATTACCACACTATAATAGCTGAAAATGAGAATATTTTTAAAGAAGTTGAGGATAAATTAAAAGAACTTGGAATATTGATGGAAGAATAA
- a CDS encoding YfbM family protein has product MGMYAMYQEVKKEDFKKLLESDDFFETIEDLEEKDGTELCDIDKMWDALHFLLNGLSAIHGDPEDNILSEFIIGSESFDEESEDFTRYIPTERVIEIAKKLNEINFEDYLKDFDMNKFAENGIYPDIWSYDEEREEIMEELSEHFENLKEFYNKVAKNKNIVVVTIS; this is encoded by the coding sequence ATGGGAATGTATGCTATGTATCAAGAAGTTAAAAAAGAAGATTTTAAAAAATTATTAGAAAGTGATGACTTCTTTGAAACTATTGAAGACTTAGAAGAAAAAGATGGAACTGAATTATGTGATATTGATAAAATGTGGGACGCTCTTCATTTTTTACTTAATGGACTTTCTGCAATCCATGGTGATCCTGAAGATAATATACTAAGTGAATTTATTATAGGTAGTGAAAGTTTTGATGAGGAATCTGAAGATTTTACAAGATATATCCCAACAGAAAGAGTAATAGAAATTGCTAAAAAGCTTAATGAAATAAATTTTGAAGATTATTTGAAAGATTTTGATATGAATAAATTTGCTGAAAATGGTATTTATCCAGATATTTGGAGTTATGATGAAGAAAGGGAAGAAATAATGGAAGAACTTTCTGAACATTTTGAAAATTTAAAAGAATTCTATAATAAAGTTGCTAAAAATAAGAATATAGTTGTTGTTACTATTTCTTAA
- a CDS encoding DUF554 domain-containing protein produces MGLIANFLAVTILYCIGAMAILGSLNLSRLTPYEY; encoded by the coding sequence ATGGGATTAATAGCAAATTTTTTAGCAGTAACTATACTTTATTGTATTGGAGCTATGGCAATTTTAGGTTCACTGAACCTCTCACGACTGACACCCTACGAGTACTAG